A stretch of Anas acuta chromosome 3, bAnaAcu1.1, whole genome shotgun sequence DNA encodes these proteins:
- the LOC137854905 gene encoding gallinacin-12-like, with the protein MPSHLPTARRGFCKIPSSALLLSSRTQAMGILGLVLIFISLIAHGHTHGPDSCNHEGGLCRVGNCIPGEYLAKYCFEPIILCCKSPSTTTAKS; encoded by the exons ATGCCATCCCACTTGCCTACGGCACGTAGAGGCTTCTGCAAAAtccccagctcagccctgctgctctccagcagaaCCCAAGCGATGGGGATCCTCGGGCTCGTTTTAATCTTCATCTCCTTGATCGCTCACG GGCACACACACGGACCGGACAGCTGTAACCACGAAGGGGGCTTGTGCCGCGTGGGGAACTGCATCCCTGGCGAATATCTGGCCAAGTACTGCTTTGAGCCCATCATTCTCTGCTGTAAAAGTCCATCAACAACCACTGCAAAGAGCTGA
- the DEFB125 gene encoding beta-defensin 125: protein MRILQLLFAIIVILLLQDVPARGLLDSQQCRNNHGHCRRLCFHMERWAGSCSNGRLRCCR, encoded by the exons ATGCGGATCCTCCAGCTGCTCTTTGCAATCATTGTCATTCTCCTCCTCCAGGATGTTCCCG cacGAGGCCTTTTGGACAGCCAGCAGTGCAGGAACAACCACGGGCACTGCCGGAGGCTCTGCTTCCACATGGAGCgttgggctgggagctgcagcaacGGCCGCCTGCGCTGCTGCAGGTGA